One stretch of Prunus persica cultivar Lovell chromosome G1, Prunus_persica_NCBIv2, whole genome shotgun sequence DNA includes these proteins:
- the LOC18788670 gene encoding purple acid phosphatase 23 — protein MQNCKLWMITLIILLIVTKMAVAQSPIPTTLEGPFEPATRRFDPSLRRGSNDLPMDHPRLKKNVTLNFPEQIALAISSPTSMWISWVTGDAQIGKNVTPLDPSKVGSEVRYGKESGKYESVKKGVSVVYSQLYPFEGLLNYTSGIVHHVRIDGLKPGTKYYYKCGDSSIPAMSEEHAFETLPMPSQSTYPHRIAVVGDLGLTSNTSTTIDHLIQNDPSMILMVGDLTYANQYRTTGGKGASCFSCAFPDAPIRETYQPRWDGWGRFMEPLTSRVPMMVIEGNHEIEPQVSGITFKSYLTRFAVPSEESGSKSNFYYSFDAGGVHFIMLGAYVDYNATGAQYAWLKDDLHQLDRTVTPWLVAAWHPPWYNSYSSHYQEFECMRQEMEALLYQYGVDIVFSGHVHAYERMNRVYNYMLDRCGPVYITVGDGGNIEQVDVDFADDPGKCPSAGDNTPEFGGVCHLNFSSGPAKGSFCWNKQPEWSAFRESSFGHGILEVVNSTYALWTWHRNQDTYKEDSHGDQIYIVRQPELCSPSVKPSVSPSESSLSAALHSLVLSLSLPLLGMFSLLSSSK, from the exons ATGCAGAACTGTAAGCTATGGATGATCACTTTGATCATTTTACTGATTGTAACAAAGATGGCAGTGGCTCAATCTCCCATTCCCACAACTCTAGAAGGCCCATTTGAGCCTGCAACGCGGCGTTTCGACCCATCACTTCGTCGAGGCAGCAATGACTTGCCTATGGACCATCCCAGGCTGAAGAAGAATGTGACTTTGAATTTCCCAGAACAGATAGCACTTGCAATATCCTCACCTACTTCCATGTGGATTTCTTGGGTTACTG GGGATGCTCAGATTGGGAAAAATGTGACACCACTTGATCCTTCCAAGGTTGGGAGTGAGGTGCGCTATGGAAAAGAAAGTGGGAAGTATGAGAGTGTGAAGAAAGGGGTTTCAGTTGTTTATAGCCAATTGTACCCATTTGAAGGCCTCTTGAATTACACCTCTGGCATCGTTCATCATGTGAGGATTGATG GTCTTAAACCAGGAACAAAATATTATTACAAATGTGGGGATAGCTCTATCCCTGCTATGAGTGAAGAGCATGCCTTTGAAACTTTACCAATGCCTAGCCAAAGCACATATCCTCATCGAATAGCTGTCGTTGGAGATTTAGGGCTCACAAGCAATACCAGTACAACTATTGATCATTTAATCCAGAACGATCCTTCAATGATTTTAATGGTTGGAGACTTAACCTATGCAAATCAGTACCGTACCACTGGTGGGAAAGGAGCTTCATGCTTTTCATGTGCATTCCCAGATGCCCCTATCAGAGAAACATATCAACCCCGCTGGGACGGGTGGGGAAG GTTCATGGAGCCTTTGACCTCAAGAGTTCCTATGATGGTTATTGAGGGCAACCATGAGATTGAGCCCCAAGTTTCCGGCATCACTTTCAAATCCTATTTGACAAGGTTCGCAGTGCCTTCAGAGGAATCTGGCTCTAAAAGTAACTTCTATTACTCTTTTGATGCTGGAGGAGTACATTTTATCATGTTGGGAGCATATGTTGACTACAATGCTACTG GTGCTCAGTATGCTTGGCTTAAAGACGATCTACATCAACTAGACCGGACAGTGACCCCATGGCTGGTAGCTGCATGGCATCCACCTTGGTATAATAGCTACTCTTCTCATTATCAGGAATTTGAATGCATGAGACAAGAAATGGAAGCCCTACTTTATCAATATGGTGTTGATATTGTTTTTTCTGGTCAT GTCCATGCCTATGAACGGATGAATAGAGTATATAACTACATGTTGGATCGATGTGGGCCTGTTTACATAACAGTTGGAGATGGTGGAAATATTGAGCAAGTTGATGTTGATTTTGCTGATGACCCTGGAAAGTGTCCTTCAGCTGGAGACAACACACCAGAGTTTGGAGGGGTTTGTCATTTGAACTTTTCTTCAGGGCCTGCTAAAGGCAGTTTTTGTTGGAACAAACAGCCAGAGTGGAGTGCATTTAGAGAAAGCAGTTTTGGACATGGCATACTTGAG GTTGTGAATTCTACATACGCTCTCTGGACTTGGCACAGAAATCAAGATACATATAAGGAAGATAGCCATGGTGATCAAATATACATTGTGCGACAACCCGAATTGTGCTCCCCATCTGTAAAG CCATCAGTTTCTCCCTCTGAGTCCTCACTCTCTGCTGCATTGCACTCTCTG gtgctctctctctccttgccACTCTTGGGAAtgttttctctcctctcctcaTCCAAGTAG
- the LOC18789520 gene encoding probable voltage-gated potassium channel subunit beta has product MSSNTMQYKNLGRSGLKVSQLSYGAWVSFGNQLDVKEAKSLLQTCRDHGVNFFDNAEVYASGRAEEIMGQAIRELGWKRSDVVVSTKIFWGGPGPNDKGLSRKHVVEGTKASLKRLDMDYVDLIYCHRPDVTTPIEETVRAMNYVIDKGWAFYWGTSEWSAQQITEAWGIAERLDLVGPVVEQPEYNLLSRHKVESEYLPLYTNYGLGLTTWSPLASGVLTGKYNKGNIPPDSRFALDNYKNLASRSLVDDVLKKVNGLKPIADELGVPLAQLAIAWCAANPNVTSVITGATKESQIQENMKAVDVIPLLTPAVMEKIEAVVQSKPKRPESYR; this is encoded by the exons ATGTCGTCGAACACTATGCAGTACAAGAATCTGGGCCGCTCGGGGCTCAAGGTGAGCCAGCTCTCGTACGGAGCATGGGTCAGCTTCGGCAACCAGCTCGACGTCAAGGAGGCCAAGTCTCTCCTCCAGACCTGCCGAGACCACGGCGTCAACTTCTTCGATAACGCCGAGGTCTACGCCTCCGGCCGCGCCGAGGAGATCATGGGCCAGGCCATCCGCGAGCTCGGATGGAAGCGCTCCGACGTCGTCGTTTCCACCAAGATCTTCTGGGGTGGGCCCGGCCCCAACGACAAGGGCCTCTCCAGAAAGCACGTCGTCGAAGGCACCAAGGCGTCGTTGAAGAGGCTGGATATGGATTATGTTGATCTTATCTATTGCCACAGGCCGGATGTCACTACGCCGATTGAGGAGACGGTGAGGGCTATGAACTATGTGATTGATAAGGGTTGGGCTTTTTATTGGGGGACCAGTGAGTGGTCGGCTCAGCAGATCACTGAGGCTTGGGGGATCGCCGAGAGGTTGGATTTGGTGGGGCCCGTTGTTGAGCAGCCTGAGTATAATTTGTTGTCCAGGCACAAG GTTGAGTCTGAGTACCTCCCACTGTACACCAACTACGGTCTGGGTCTTACCACTTGGAGCCCGCTTGCTTCTGGTGTGCTCACTGGAAAATATAACAAGGGAAATATACCACCTGATAGCCGATTTGCATTGGACAATTACAAA AATCTTGCTAGTCGATCACTGGTTGATGATGTGCTGAAAAAGGTTAATGGTCTGAAGCCAATTGCAGATGAATTAGGTGTACCATTAGCTCAACTTGCAATTGCATGGTGTGCTGCTAATCCTAACGTCACATCAGTTATTACTGGTGCTACAAAGGAGTCCCAg ATTCAAGAGAACATGAAAGCTGTAGATGTAATCCCGCTATTAACTCCCGCTGTGATGGAGAAGATTGAGGCTGTTGTTCAAAGCAAGCCAAAGCGTCCAGAGTCATATAGGTAA